The window CTTCGTTTAGGCGTAAACTGATTTCAAGTTACTTGggtattttcatgtttttatttttagtttcagaaaactgatagttttttttttaatataattaaaattatcttcTATAAGCATAGATTTCCACACTTTACAATGATGAGTCACTTTTTTACAAAGGTAAATCGTATTCTTAAGGGTATTTCTaacttacctatttatataggtacaaaataattacctataatagtacaaaataagtacaaaataaGAACCTACCAACAAATTATTGTAACAATACAACCACACATTTCCTAAAAACAAACTAGTGTATCTTGCTGACAATACTGACCTATTTAAAAAGTACTCAATAATTGATggtgtattattatttgtccCTGCCGAGCACAAGATGAGAATAGGTGCATTCATATGAATCATTCCTATCTGTCACCACCTCATGTATAGCATATGCATTGGCAGAGGTATGAGCAATTGACAGCCCACCTGCTTCCAGCCAGGCGTCCCTGCACTACATCTATATCTATTGGTGGAGGTTACATGGGGCGggaacaaatgggaatacaGCAACTACTACAACTACTAATTGTTGCCCATATTAAGGTTAGACAATACACACACACTCCATTTAGGGGGGAACAAGGATAAAGATTGTTTTGCCCCTGAAcaaaaactacattttatactcaactttcttttattaaatttttaacaatatatacacatcaaaaataaattccagaacaaaaatatatattttaacaaatattgaCATTCCTTGATTTATAATGGCCATAATACAATTTGCACTTTCCAGATCACTAGTCGTCTGGTTCACATTTTACTTCAATTTCCTTCTTATCAAGCCACGGCTGTTCCCAAATTTTAGCATAGCACGTAAATATATCACCATTGGCAGGTTCTACCGTGAATGTAATCCGTGTCATGGAACCAGCAACTACCTGATGAGTTACTTTGGTGACTTTGATTTCTTTCACATCAATTGGTCCACCTGGATTTGTCTCACAATATTTGGTAAATGACTCTTGAGCCAATTGCATGTACTTTGGGTCATTTGGGTCTTTTTCTGCTTGACCCCCTGGTAGGTTCATTCTGCTTTGCTTTTTTATCCCGTTCCTGAAATACAAgatagtatgtatttattttaatgaatttctACATTTACCCATAGTGCATACCTATGGTGGCTTGGCGAAACTGGTGAGACTATTCTCGCAAAATCAATATCTATTGACAACCGAATACATTTAAATCAAAacaattgacaataacaatggGGGCGTACATAAGTGTTTACATTTAcagacacaattttttttttacatcattCCGATTCGATACAGATAGAAGTTAGTATAATCAATTATTAACTTAGTCCAATGAtactgtacctatttaattgACCTGCAATGAATTAATTTGTTACTAAAGTAGTAGGTACCCAGCGTTTTGCGATTTACGTTACTGCAAAGAGTGATGTGAGTCACTGtcgtcactttttttttaatttaacaagaGCATTGGCAACGCGGCCGTCGACTAACCActgtttataaaatacaatagaagAATTGAATAATTACTTAGTAGTGACTAATAACATACTAAGCATAATAGATAACACTCCACTCATTACCAAAGCTCGTTACTTGCAGTGTTGCCAGCGCATGTCTCCAATTTCATGCCAATTTCGGACGGTGTGTAATCTGAAAAGGGACGGTTTTTATGACAATGGGACGAAAACGAACTTGGAATATTTTATCATAGTTAGTGTATctcaatatatgtttaaaacaaatgtgtattactgaatatgtatgtgtatgtgtgttaaTATGTGATACttatgatgttatgcatttgtAGATGTGCAGagccatagatggtaggatcctacAGATGTGATACGCGTGCGTCcatgagggacagaacatatgcAACACAGCAAGATGATTGGTCGgatatggtgggcaacaaataatccGACCAATCATCTTGCTCAATTTAAGGtggggaatttaaaaaattgtgagactgtgacaaggacaaacaataatatcgCTTTTtcgctactcctactgaaaaatacataagactatccgttctgtcagttcttcccaccactcatgcccaaTCCATACTTAATACTAGATTCATGGGCAGagcaaaacaaattatttcatattacctatttatttcttcatacatttacataaaaaaatgaaaacaacattaaatataGACCATATTTAATggtgttttcgttttttttctcATTCTTTTCAGATTTTGATTTAAGTTTTTGGATATATAGAGTTCGTGTCCTCAAAAATATTCTAGCGAAAACGTATAGAATTTCCGTAAATAAAGggaaaattacatacatatctTTTGTCCATAATAAAGATTTCGTGTTTATTCTGATCAGAAGGGAAAGCCTGAACCTACCAATTTTCATATCAATCGAAatctgagaaaaaaatataaactggcacatttacttattcattttataaacgTACCGTCGAACCTAGCGACGTCGCTATTTGGGCTATGTATTTGATTCAGATACTGTTAGTTAACTTTGTTTTCTCTCGCAAAATAATCTAGATATGTTCTTCTGAGATAATGTCAGAGATTATCATCTCCCCTGTAAGACTAAAAGTCTATATTCCCAATGCAAACTACATAATGAAACTATAGCAGTTGTACCCAAATAATTACGAAAAAAtagacaattatttaatttaatacttacacaaatacaaTAGGATTCACCACGTTACCAAAGTTTGCCGTTTCTTTGACCGACCGATCAAATGGTTGTATGAGTTTCTATACTTTCAACTGAATGAAcgctttaaaacaaaataattttggaaaacTTTCAACTTTACCTTGATTACAGTGTTTCTCTGACTCTCGCTAGTCGCtttcaggaggcctaccgcaaaaatcgaagttcgtcaattgcgggcatttttctctgtcactctaattacgtcttagtgagagtaatagagaaagatccccgcaatttgcgaatttcgattttcccggtaggcccccagtccTCGACGTTACCACAGATAATGGctacaacaaaacaaactaaaactaaactaaggCGAGTAGTAGATTAGATACAAACGCGgaaactatttttgttacgtAAGTTACATTTCTGATGTTGGTACACCTGTCAAACACTATAGGCTATTACAAAGTGAGATATGAagctttataaaattatatataagcgAATGCTACACATTCGATATTCGCCGTGGATGGAAGATATTTATCGACCATGTAGCAAAGTAAATTGTCGTTCGTcactttgaaattaattattttaggcaCTCGATGCCCAAAAGGGACGGTAGCTTGGAAGGGGCGGGAAAGGGACGGTGTGGCATTAAAAAGGACGGAAAACCGTCCCTTTTAGGACGATCTGGCAACGCTGGTTACTTGAGTCACTGTCAACCTATGCTGTCAAGGCTGTCAACAATGTCAACATACAAGTTGAGCCAATCATGTCACTTGAGTGAATAATATACAGCCATGATAATGTTGGGCTCGATAATGGGCATCCATAATGGAAATGAATTAGTTGACTGCACCATTCGGCTGAGTACTTATTATGATACTCATAATATGAAACTGAATGTGAGCTAGCCCGGACTCCTGTGaaatttcttagttttaagtttaaacTAACaattgcacagtctgtgctataaaAATTGTTGCAGAGTTATAATCGGACCAGGATAAGTCTGCAGCGAGTTTGAAAGCATAGAGCGTGGAAGTGTTAATATACGGGatagtcataatttcatagacatCTGACGTTTAAGATCTACGCTTCTACGCTTTGTGTTAGCAAATTCgatgcagacttatcttggtctaactttagTACCATGAAGAACTCGGGCCAACTGGAGTGGGGGCGAGTAATGGCCTGACCAAATGCAccaatttcaaatttcatttatttaattcgtGTAACATGACCCATATAATTTGTTAGTAtacaatattacttattatctctaatgttagtaaataattaataaattacacaTAATATGGGCTGCAGGAAACATGCATCTCACAGCAGTGCCTCAAGTACGGACAGTCGAACCTGTCCGCAATATAGCCCAGGATGGGCAATAatcgatcgattgaattcgttgcGCCTACTTAGCCAACGTAGTATCTCTATATAGTTTGTGGCCAGCAGTTATCTCCAATCGCATGCCATTTGTTGCAAGGCCTGTAGGTAGAAGCCTCAATGCTTAAGGGCGTCACCAGCTGATGGGCTAGCGGGGGCAGCTCATATGACGTCTGACCAAGAGTGCATCTTTCCAGCATCTTACATATGAAGAGGGATGGGGAGTCTAAGAAGTCTTAAGTGTCATCGGATTTTCGGCTTCTTAGAGCGTTGACTCTTTCTCTCTCGTTTTCTCCCATATTATCTTTCTAAAGACCGATGATGTGCGATATTTATCACCGAGCACtgtaatattttactatatttttgtattgtagGCACTATATATGATGAATATGATGATGAATGTTTAAGAATAAATGTCAAAGTCAATTGGGCATGAATGAAATACATCTATTACGAGTATGTCTTCCTTAACCTGAATCTTTAATCGACCGATTTATCGTTCTTATTACTTTATCATTGAATGACCCGTGTCCTGACTAACGTCGAGTACTTGCTGCTGTaacaagtcaaggcacgcgtctttgtgaatgacacgatctatatttgaCCAAATGTAACTGCATCATTTTCGTTTGTGAGATGACCTGAGAATATTTGAGTAAATACTTCCATGTGTTGTCAAAGAACTTAGTTACTGACAGGTATATAGTCCAAATAGGTACCCTTTTGGCTTGTACAATGATACAGTCAAGCGTGGACACAAATGATTTTGTACGCAGAGGGTGTGAGATATCTCTGTAGCTGATTGTCCAATGCATAACTCCCCGTATGCTCTGAGTACTCGGCTTAAGAGGTGCTTGGATTTAAAGACCTACCGCCTGCCACCGCTGCTGCTGGGCCTACCGCTAACATGGAAAAGTCCAAAATCGTTATCTTCCTCCCTATCTCACTTGCATATTCTAGCTTTAGGCGGTCATCACACTGGgtgcgattcgcacgtcgctccgatgtttgagcgagacaacgctatgctcGTATTATGGCGACATCCAGCTcgcacatcggagcgacgtgcgaatcgcatccagtgtgaTAACCTCCATAGAGAAGCAAACGATTTTTGGTTATACAATGTCGGCTCTGATAATGTAAGTGGACTAGGAAAAAATACGCAGTAACATGTTTtaccatttatttgaaaaataagttctgtaatgtaataaaaacatgaaaCCATGATTCGCATTTCTTAATTCTTCTTCAAACCGGTACAAAATGGACCCTTACTGATCATCCAAATCACACGTTTGTTGTTCATCATCAGGATCTTTTTCTTCTAGATCACCATCAATACTACTGTTTGGTTGATTAATATTGCAATCTACGTCaatatctttcttttttaacCACGCCTGTTCTACAATCACAGAATGACACGTAATAACTTCACCATTAGTAGGGGTTACAGTGAAATCAATAATCGTCTTGTAACCAGCAACAACTTGTCTGGTCACTCTGGTTACTTTGAGGTCTTTGACATCTATTTGGCCGCCTGGGTTAGTCACGCGGTACTTTTCAAACGATTCTTGCGCCAATTCCTTGTATTTTGGGTCATTAGGGTCTTGCAATGCTACACCGCCAGGGACTTGTCGCTTCACTCTACTTAGCTCCTGAAATACATGGACAAACAGGTATTGGTTTAACAACGAAGTAAGGTTATTGTTTAGGTGCTAATATTGAAAACCGAACTAGTGAAAAATCTTACTGATATtctatatttatcatttaaaatcaccTATAATAACGTAAAGAAACATCTCAAAATgggcatcaaattactttgcattttaGAAGATAAATACAACTTTCAAACGGGTgtggaataaaaatgtatactttataccattttaaaaaccggggggcctaccgcgaaaaccgaaattcgcaaattgcggggatctttctcttttactctcactaagacgtaattagagtgacagagaaaaatgcccgcaattgacgaatttcgattttcccggtagccgccctggtctATCGTTAATTTATtctgttacctttatttccgacggttccacgcaggtttcactggtcgtggtcgcggataactgagcccctagtgtaaatttattcaaaatcGAAAAGTGACGTCCGagtttgcattaagtctcattttgtatgggatttagaaacagcgcgccaagcgggacgttttggaaactcaaaatcccatacaaaattagacttaacgcaaacgcgtacgtcacgttacgctatcgaataaatttacactaggggtactgatgtcgcaacaaaatgtcaaaacagagatttgtgtaACTACCCGACGAAAAGTCTAAAAAAGTTTGGGGTAGGCATCACAATTTCAAACCACCCACCATACATGTAGTGCGTGTGTTCGTCGGGTAGTTATACAAATCTCTGTGTTGACATTTTGCCGGGACATCAGGTGTCCGCGACCACGACCAGCCAAGCgtgcgtcgaaacgtcggaagtaaaggtaacaaaataaattcacgaTAGTCCTCCAcggtttttaatatgttttaaaatgtgttcaaaacgtgaaaataaaaatctggctttttcatacattttagctgaaccattttctatgggagggtgaaaattattttcgcgatttcggggttggtcccatagtaaaagttgctcagtataatcccaaaaccaccctggcaacgggaatgcacatattttttggccaccatGTATATTTGCGTTCTGCTCATAATTCAAATGGACCCACATTGTGTAGCGGAAATGATTATTCCTAAACTACATGTTAATGTAGACAAAACCAACCCAGATCGGTGTCTAAATTAATATCGGACCACACTCGGACCCGATTTGGGCCAGGCCCGTTTATCTTCTAACCCGAAACCCAACTCaaaccagggctataaccgcgaaaatcgaagttcgtcaattgcgggaatttttctTTGTAATAAGTCTTGGTGagggtaaaagagaaagatccccgcaatttgcgaatttcggtttttgcggtaggcccccaaaTTCGGACACAACGATTAAGAATTCAAAATACTGCCTTGTCCTAACGGACTATTTTCCTATTAGTTCGATTAATCGGACTACAAGGATTTGTGATTCCGTTTCATCCTACCAATCGGACCAAATGAACTCATTTTTACCTACTATAAAAGTCTagccaactctatggctgctgctcgacgcaacgttggtgcaactgcgcagcgacgccattttccgtAGAGCTGACTAGAGGCCGATGCTCTTAAGCCGTTAGTGTGGGGTCTCTCTAAGACGGAGTCTTgatactatattatttatttttatttttacttaccgAAGTATAGGCAACTCTTGCTAGCAAAGTTGCGAATAGCACAAAATATAGCGGGGACATTATTTAACTATGTCGGACGACGTTCAATCGACAATAAAAGACATTGGTTGTACCTAGTCAACCTTTTATACCGTCACGTTCTGTATCCACAAATGTTCACAGTTGTACAAACAGTGTAAAAAAACACCAGTGTATTCTacaagtgtaaataaattatgatcctgggggcctaccgcgaaaatcgacattcgcaaattgcggggatctttctcttttgctctcactaagacgtaattagagtgacagagaaaaatgcccgcaa of the Cydia pomonella isolate Wapato2018A chromosome 19, ilCydPomo1, whole genome shotgun sequence genome contains:
- the LOC133528606 gene encoding uncharacterized protein LOC133528606, whose translation is MSPLYFVLFATLLARVAYTSELSRVKRQVPGGVALQDPNDPKYKELAQESFEKYRVTNPGGQIDVKDLKVTRVTRQVVAGYKTIIDFTVTPTNGEVITCHSVIVEQAWLKKKDIDVDCNINQPNSSIDGDLEEKDPDDEQQTCDLDDQ